TTTTGTCGGCAGGCCCTAGAGCTTTTTTTCGATCACGTCCTTCAAAACAGTGATCTGAAGCGATTGTTCAGCTACAATGCGCTTATACTGCGCCAGCTCCGTTTCCATCTCCTTTAGCTTCTTTACCTGCGCTACCTCCATACCCGAATACTTTGTCTTCCATTGGTAAAAGGTTGGCTGGCTGATGCCATGCTCACGACAGATATCTGCTACAGAATGGCCGCTTTCCTGCGACTTGAGAATGCCTATAATCTGGCTCTCCGTGAATTTGCTCTTTTTCATAATTCTTCCCTTTTAAAGGTAGCACTTTTATATTTTTATGTGCTACCGTTTACAGGGAAGCTTTC
This region of Chitinophaga parva genomic DNA includes:
- the tnpA gene encoding IS66 family insertion sequence element accessory protein TnpA, whose product is MKKSKFTESQIIGILKSQESGHSVADICREHGISQPTFYQWKTKYSGMEVAQVKKLKEMETELAQYKRIVAEQSLQITVLKDVIEKKL